A region from the Leptolyngbya subtilissima AS-A7 genome encodes:
- the clpB gene encoding ATP-dependent chaperone ClpB yields MQPTDPDKFTAKAWDAIVEAQDVARRCKHQYMEVEHVLIALLDQEEDGLAHKVLAKANLDSDQILDDLETFAQRQARVRPGVDNNLYLGQSLDRMLDGAEAARQTLKDKFISVEHLLLGFQEDERIGRRLLRGFNVEGPELMAAVQAVRGSQKVTDQNPEQQYDALEKYGIDLTQLARDGKLDPVIGRDDEIRRVIQVLSRRTKNNPVVIGEPGVGKTAIAEALAQRIINGEVPESLKGRTLISLDIGGLIAGAKFRGEFEERLRMVLKEVTDSAGQVVLFIDELHTVVGAGAGQGTMDASNLLKPMLARGELRCIGATTLDEYRKHIEKDAALERRFQQVYVGQPSAEDTISILRGLKKRYESYHGVDIADSALVAAAVLSDRYIADRFLPDKAIDLVDEAAAKLKMEITSKPEELEGIERRLMQIEMEKLSLEAENGSMTKASRQRLSRIEQEIAELQAKQQSFSGQWQSEKQALDAIHALKDEEDQIRLQIEQAERAYDLNKAAKLKYDSLEKIQRDRETLEAQLVEVQAKGNTLLREQVTEADIAEIVAKWTGIPVNRLMESERQKLLQLEGHLHERVIGQDEAVEAVAAAIRRARAGMNDQGRPLGSFLFMGPTGVGKTELARALAEFLFDTEDALIRIDMSEYMEKNAVSRLVGAPPGYVGYEDGGQLSEAVRRHPYSVVLLDEVEKAHPDVFNILLQVLDDGRITDSQGHRVDFRNTVVIMTSNLGSDHILELAGDDDRYDEMRVQVLKALQKQFRPEFLNRVDDLILFHSLRKSELRKIVALQIRRVQRRLADQTIGLEIADPAIDFIAESGYDPVYGARPLKRAIQRLLENPIATKILETTFAQGATITVDLQDGKLEFDHREPAPAEVLAAAEDEAAKVESVVRG; encoded by the coding sequence CAAGAAGAAGACGGGCTGGCCCACAAGGTTCTTGCCAAGGCCAACCTCGACAGCGACCAGATTCTCGACGATCTAGAGACCTTTGCCCAGCGCCAGGCCCGCGTGCGCCCCGGTGTCGACAACAACCTCTACCTAGGCCAGAGCCTCGATCGCATGCTCGACGGAGCTGAGGCGGCGCGCCAAACCCTCAAAGACAAGTTCATCTCAGTTGAACACCTGCTGCTGGGCTTTCAGGAAGACGAGCGCATCGGGCGGCGGCTACTGCGGGGCTTTAACGTCGAAGGCCCTGAGCTAATGGCGGCGGTGCAAGCGGTGCGCGGTAGCCAAAAAGTCACCGACCAAAACCCCGAGCAGCAGTACGATGCCTTAGAGAAATATGGCATCGACCTCACTCAGCTCGCCCGCGACGGCAAGCTCGACCCCGTGATTGGTCGCGACGACGAGATCCGCCGCGTGATTCAGGTGCTGTCGCGACGCACGAAAAATAACCCAGTGGTGATTGGCGAACCGGGGGTGGGCAAAACGGCGATCGCCGAAGCCTTAGCCCAGCGCATCATCAACGGTGAGGTGCCCGAATCTCTCAAGGGCCGCACGCTAATTTCCCTTGACATCGGCGGGCTGATCGCCGGAGCCAAGTTTCGCGGCGAGTTTGAAGAACGACTGCGAATGGTGCTCAAGGAAGTCACCGACTCTGCTGGACAGGTAGTGCTGTTTATCGACGAGCTGCACACGGTGGTCGGGGCTGGAGCGGGCCAGGGCACCATGGATGCCAGCAACCTGCTCAAGCCCATGCTGGCGCGGGGCGAGCTGCGCTGCATTGGGGCTACCACCCTCGACGAATACCGCAAGCACATCGAAAAAGACGCCGCCCTAGAGCGTCGCTTTCAGCAGGTGTATGTGGGCCAGCCCAGCGCCGAAGACACCATCTCCATTCTGCGGGGCCTCAAAAAACGCTACGAGTCGTACCACGGCGTTGACATTGCCGACAGCGCCCTGGTGGCGGCGGCGGTGCTCTCTGACCGCTACATCGCCGATCGCTTTCTGCCCGATAAAGCCATCGATCTGGTGGACGAAGCCGCCGCCAAGCTCAAAATGGAAATCACCTCCAAACCCGAGGAACTGGAGGGCATCGAGCGCCGCCTAATGCAGATTGAAATGGAAAAGCTCTCGCTGGAGGCCGAAAACGGCTCCATGACCAAGGCCTCGCGCCAGCGCCTCAGCCGCATTGAGCAAGAGATTGCCGAACTTCAGGCCAAGCAGCAGTCCTTCAGCGGTCAGTGGCAGAGCGAAAAGCAGGCCCTCGACGCCATTCACGCCCTCAAAGACGAAGAAGACCAGATTCGTCTGCAAATTGAGCAGGCCGAGCGCGCCTACGATCTCAACAAGGCCGCCAAACTCAAGTACGACAGTCTGGAGAAGATTCAGCGCGATCGCGAAACCTTAGAGGCCCAGCTAGTCGAAGTGCAGGCCAAGGGCAACACCCTGCTGCGCGAGCAGGTCACCGAGGCCGACATCGCCGAAATCGTCGCCAAGTGGACGGGCATCCCCGTCAACCGGCTGATGGAGTCAGAACGACAAAAGCTGCTTCAGCTCGAAGGCCACCTGCACGAGCGGGTGATCGGTCAAGACGAAGCCGTCGAGGCCGTGGCCGCCGCCATTCGCCGCGCCCGCGCTGGCATGAACGACCAGGGCCGTCCCCTCGGTTCCTTCCTGTTCATGGGGCCAACTGGGGTAGGTAAGACCGAACTAGCCCGCGCCCTGGCTGAGTTTCTCTTCGACACCGAAGACGCGCTAATTCGCATCGACATGTCGGAGTACATGGAGAAAAACGCCGTGTCGCGGCTGGTGGGGGCACCTCCTGGCTATGTCGGCTACGAAGACGGCGGCCAGCTCTCCGAGGCGGTGCGTCGCCACCCCTACTCAGTAGTGCTGCTCGACGAGGTCGAGAAAGCCCACCCCGACGTATTCAACATTCTCCTGCAGGTGCTCGATGACGGTCGCATCACTGACTCTCAGGGTCATCGCGTCGATTTCCGCAACACCGTGGTAATCATGACCAGCAACCTGGGCAGCGACCACATTTTAGAGCTGGCAGGCGACGACGATCGCTACGACGAAATGCGCGTCCAGGTGCTCAAGGCGCTGCAAAAGCAGTTTCGCCCCGAGTTTCTCAACCGAGTGGATGACCTCATCCTCTTCCACTCGCTGCGCAAGAGCGAGCTGCGCAAGATTGTGGCCCTGCAGATTCGCCGGGTGCAGCGCCGCCTAGCTGACCAAACCATCGGTTTGGAGATTGCCGATCCGGCGATCGACTTCATTGCCGAGAGCGGCTATGACCCGGTGTACGGAGCTCGTCCCCTTAAGCGAGCCATCCAGCGGCTGTTGGAAAACCCGATCGCCACCAAGATTCTAGAGACCACCTTTGCCCAGGGTGCGACCATCACGGTGGACTTGCAGGATGGCAAGCTGGAGTTTGATCACCGCGAACCTGCTCCTGCTGAAGTGCTAGCAGCGGCAGAGGACGAAGCTGCCAAGGTGGAGTCAGTGGTGAGAGGGTAG
- a CDS encoding DUF4278 domain-containing protein, translated as MQLRFLGAEYDCQWPNIETRDGEVTGKYRGVVWSAKHHSATVAPTTPVTLRFMGRSYQGQV; from the coding sequence ATGCAGCTACGTTTTCTTGGTGCCGAATACGATTGTCAGTGGCCTAACATTGAAACCCGCGACGGTGAAGTGACGGGCAAATATCGGGGAGTCGTCTGGAGCGCTAAACACCACAGCGCCACAGTGGCGCCGACTACGCCTGTTACGCTCCGCTTTATGGGCCGCTCGTACCAAGGTCAGGTATAG
- a CDS encoding magnesium chelatase subunit H, producing MFTHVKPTVRHIAPDDLNGRRLVKVVYVVLEPQYQSSLSSAIRSINASNSQVAFEVNGYLIEELRDANNYAAFKQDVAEANVFIASLIFIEDLADKVVEAVAPLRDGLDVAVCFPSMPQVMRLNKMGSFSMAQLGQSKSMIASFMKKRKEKSGAGFQDAMLKLLRTLPTVLKYLPVEKAQDARNFMLSFQYWLGGSPENLENFFLMLADRYVITDSQIEGAPQPESLDYQEPVTYPDMGIWHPMAPHMFEDIKEYLNWHASRRDISEDLKDPLAPTIGLVLQRTHLVTGDEAHYVAMVQEFEYLGAKVIPVFAGGLDFSKPVNAYFFDPVDNSKTIVDAVVSLTGFALVGGPARQDHPKAIETLKRLNRPYMVALPLVFQTTEEWEDSDLGLHPIQVALQMAIPELDGAIEPIVLSGRDGLTGRAISLQDRIESITQRAMKWANLRRKPKLDKKLAITVFSFPPDKGNVGTAAYLDVFGSIYKVLEAMKQNGYDVQDLPESPEALLQEVIHDAQAQYNSPELNIAYRMPVREYQALTPYAERLEENWGPPPGNLNTDGENMLVYGKAFGNVFIGVQPTFGYEGDPMRLLFSRSASPHHGFAAYYTYLNKIWGADAVLHFGTHGSLEFMPGKQMGMSGTCYPDNLIGSIPNLYYYAANNPSEATIAKRRGYAETISYLTPPAENAGLYKGLKELSELIGSYQSNKESGRAVQIVNAIIETARICNLDKDVVLPEGDTGELSNEERDGLVGKIYIKLMEIESRLLPCGLHVVGKPPTAEEAIATLVNIGSLDREEDGIKSLQRIIAESIGRDIDDIYGNSDRGHLADVQLLYDINQGVRAAIAALVHEQIDAEGRVSMVSRLNFLNIGRKEPWIKALHEVGYKNVDTDAIKPLMEYLEFCLEQVCADNELGALLQALEGEYLLPGPGGDPIRNPDVLPTGKNIHALDPQSIPTTAAVQSAKIVVDRLLERQRQENGGAYPETIATVLWGTDNIKTYGESLAQMMWFVGVKPVPDSLGRVNKLELLSLEELGRPRIDIVVNCSGVFRDLFINQMALLDRAVKMAAEADEPLEMNFVRKHALEQAAEMGLSVREAATRIFSNASGSYSSNINLAVENSTWENEAELQEMYLKRKSFAFNSDNPGVMDSNRGLFESALKTADATFQNLDSSEISLTDVSHYFDSDPTKLVASLREDGKAPAAYIADTTTANAQVRTLSETVRLDARTKMLNPKWYEGMLSHGYEGVRELSKRLVNTMGWSATAGAVDNWVYEDVNTTFIQDPEMCKRLMDLNPNSFRRMVSTLLEVNGRGYWETSDENLEKLQELYQEVEDRIEGVE from the coding sequence ATGTTCACCCACGTCAAGCCCACTGTTCGCCACATTGCCCCCGATGACCTCAACGGGCGGCGTCTGGTTAAGGTGGTCTATGTGGTTCTAGAGCCTCAATACCAGAGCTCTTTGTCCTCGGCCATCCGGTCGATCAACGCCAGCAACTCTCAAGTGGCCTTCGAGGTCAACGGCTACCTGATTGAAGAACTGCGCGATGCCAACAACTACGCGGCGTTTAAGCAGGATGTGGCCGAGGCTAACGTATTTATCGCCTCGTTAATCTTTATCGAAGACTTGGCCGACAAGGTCGTTGAAGCGGTTGCCCCCCTGCGCGATGGCCTTGACGTGGCTGTGTGCTTCCCCTCCATGCCCCAGGTAATGCGCCTCAACAAGATGGGCAGCTTCTCCATGGCCCAGCTTGGCCAGTCGAAGAGCATGATTGCCTCCTTCATGAAAAAGCGGAAGGAGAAGTCGGGCGCGGGTTTCCAAGATGCCATGTTGAAGCTGCTGCGCACCCTGCCCACGGTGCTCAAGTACCTGCCGGTCGAAAAGGCCCAGGATGCGCGCAACTTTATGCTCAGCTTTCAGTACTGGCTGGGCGGTTCTCCCGAGAACCTGGAAAACTTCTTTCTCATGCTGGCCGATCGCTACGTGATCACCGACAGCCAAATCGAGGGTGCTCCCCAGCCCGAAAGCCTCGATTACCAAGAGCCCGTCACCTATCCCGACATGGGCATCTGGCACCCCATGGCGCCGCACATGTTTGAGGACATCAAGGAGTACCTCAACTGGCACGCCTCCCGCCGCGACATTTCTGAGGATCTCAAGGATCCCCTGGCTCCTACCATTGGTCTGGTGCTCCAGCGTACCCACTTGGTTACTGGGGATGAGGCCCACTATGTGGCCATGGTGCAGGAGTTTGAGTACCTGGGCGCGAAGGTGATTCCCGTGTTTGCTGGCGGTCTAGATTTTTCTAAGCCCGTGAATGCCTACTTTTTTGACCCAGTAGACAACAGCAAAACCATTGTCGATGCGGTGGTTTCTCTCACCGGGTTTGCTTTGGTGGGCGGCCCTGCCCGGCAGGATCACCCTAAGGCGATCGAAACCCTCAAGCGCCTCAACCGTCCCTACATGGTGGCGCTGCCCCTGGTCTTTCAGACCACCGAAGAGTGGGAAGACAGCGACCTGGGCCTGCACCCGATTCAGGTGGCGCTACAGATGGCGATTCCTGAGCTGGATGGGGCGATCGAACCGATCGTGCTTTCGGGCCGCGACGGTCTGACCGGCCGGGCAATCTCGCTCCAGGATCGGATCGAATCCATTACCCAACGGGCGATGAAGTGGGCTAACCTGCGCCGCAAGCCCAAACTCGACAAAAAGCTGGCGATCACCGTCTTCAGCTTCCCCCCCGACAAGGGCAACGTGGGCACCGCCGCCTACTTGGATGTATTCGGCTCCATCTATAAAGTGCTGGAGGCGATGAAGCAGAACGGCTACGACGTGCAGGATCTGCCCGAGTCGCCCGAAGCCCTGCTACAGGAAGTCATCCACGACGCCCAGGCTCAGTACAACAGCCCCGAGCTGAACATCGCCTACCGCATGCCGGTGCGCGAGTACCAAGCCCTCACCCCCTACGCCGAACGCCTAGAAGAAAACTGGGGCCCACCGCCGGGCAACCTCAACACCGACGGCGAGAACATGCTGGTTTACGGTAAGGCCTTTGGCAATGTGTTCATCGGCGTGCAGCCTACCTTTGGCTACGAGGGCGACCCCATGCGGCTGCTATTCTCCCGCTCCGCCAGCCCCCACCACGGCTTTGCCGCCTACTACACTTACCTGAACAAAATCTGGGGTGCGGATGCGGTGCTGCACTTTGGCACCCACGGTTCTCTAGAGTTCATGCCTGGTAAGCAGATGGGCATGTCGGGTACCTGCTACCCCGACAACTTGATCGGCAGCATCCCCAACCTCTACTACTACGCCGCCAACAACCCCTCCGAGGCCACGATCGCCAAGCGTCGAGGCTATGCCGAAACCATCAGCTACCTGACGCCCCCCGCTGAGAATGCGGGTCTCTATAAAGGACTCAAGGAGCTGAGTGAGCTGATCGGCTCCTACCAAAGCAACAAGGAGAGCGGTCGGGCCGTGCAGATCGTCAACGCCATCATCGAGACGGCGCGCATCTGCAACTTGGATAAGGATGTGGTGCTACCCGAGGGCGACACAGGTGAACTCTCTAACGAAGAGCGCGATGGCTTGGTGGGCAAGATCTACATCAAGCTGATGGAGATTGAGTCGCGCCTGCTGCCCTGCGGTCTGCACGTGGTGGGCAAGCCGCCCACTGCTGAGGAGGCGATCGCCACCCTGGTCAACATTGGCAGCCTCGATCGCGAAGAAGACGGCATCAAGAGCCTCCAGCGGATCATCGCTGAGAGCATTGGCCGGGATATTGATGACATCTACGGGAACAGCGATCGCGGCCACCTCGCCGACGTGCAGCTGCTCTACGACATCAACCAAGGGGTACGCGCTGCGATCGCCGCCCTCGTCCATGAGCAAATCGATGCTGAAGGGCGCGTCTCCATGGTGTCGCGGCTCAACTTCCTCAATATTGGCCGCAAAGAACCCTGGATCAAAGCCCTCCACGAGGTAGGCTACAAGAACGTCGACACCGATGCCATCAAACCCCTGATGGAATACTTGGAGTTTTGCCTAGAGCAGGTCTGCGCCGACAACGAGCTGGGCGCACTGCTGCAAGCCTTAGAAGGTGAATACCTGCTCCCCGGCCCCGGCGGCGACCCAATTCGCAACCCCGATGTGCTGCCTACTGGCAAAAACATCCACGCTCTCGACCCCCAGTCGATCCCAACCACCGCTGCTGTACAGTCGGCCAAAATTGTGGTGGATAGATTGCTGGAGCGGCAGCGACAGGAAAATGGCGGGGCCTATCCCGAGACTATCGCCACCGTGCTCTGGGGCACTGACAACATCAAAACCTACGGCGAATCCCTTGCCCAGATGATGTGGTTCGTCGGCGTCAAGCCTGTGCCCGACTCCTTGGGCCGGGTGAATAAACTGGAGCTGCTCTCCCTCGAAGAGCTGGGCCGCCCCCGCATCGACATCGTTGTCAACTGCTCTGGGGTGTTCCGGGATTTATTCATCAACCAGATGGCCCTGCTCGATCGCGCTGTGAAAATGGCCGCCGAAGCCGACGAGCCTTTGGAGATGAACTTTGTCCGCAAGCACGCCCTAGAGCAGGCGGCAGAAATGGGTCTCTCGGTCCGCGAAGCCGCTACTCGCATCTTCTCTAACGCCTCGGGTTCTTATTCCTCCAACATCAACCTGGCGGTGGAAAACAGCACTTGGGAGAACGAAGCTGAACTCCAGGAGATGTACCTGAAGCGCAAGTCCTTTGCCTTCAACTCCGACAACCCTGGCGTCATGGACAGCAATCGGGGCCTGTTTGAGTCGGCCCTGAAGACGGCGGATGCCACCTTCCAAAACCTGGATTCGTCGGAGATTTCCCTCACCGACGTATCCCACTACTTCGACTCTGACCCCACCAAGTTGGTGGCCAGCCTGCGCGAAGACGGCAAGGCTCCGGCTGCCTACATCGCCGACACCACTACCGCCAACGCCCAGGTGCGCACCCTGTCGGAAACGGTAAGACTGGATGCCCGCACCAAGATGCTCAATCCCAAGTGGTACGAAGGGATGCTTTCCCACGGCTACGAAGGGGTGCGCGAGCTGTCGAAGCGCCTGGTGAATACTATGGGCTGGTCGGCCACTGCCGGGGCAGTCGATAACTGGGTCTATGAAGATGTCAACACCACTTTCATCCAAGACCCAGAGATGTGCAAGCGCCTAATGGATCTCAACCCTAACTCCTTCCGCCGCATGGTCTCGACCCTGCTGGAAGTGAACGGACGCGGTTACTGGGAAACCAGCGACGAAAACCTGGAGAAGCTGCAAGAGCTCTATCAGGAAGTGGAAGACCGCATTGAAGGGGTGGAATAG
- a CDS encoding DUF305 domain-containing protein encodes MRLRQPLATMLALATLVPLASCGTSNMEAMHEGHADEDRAEEPMMHGGHAGGHAMDLGPADATYDLRFIDGMIPHHEGAVVMAEAALENSQRPEIRQLAEDIIAAQQVEIAQMQEWRAAWYPDAPAEPVMYHAEMKHDMAMSEEMISAMRMDMDLGGADDEFDLRFIDAMIPHHEGAVAMAEDLKGKSSRPELLTLADEIITSQQAEIDQMQQWRQDWYGQ; translated from the coding sequence ATGCGATTGAGACAGCCTTTAGCGACGATGCTGGCCCTAGCTACCTTGGTACCGCTAGCCTCTTGCGGCACCAGCAATATGGAAGCCATGCATGAAGGACATGCCGACGAAGATAGGGCTGAGGAGCCCATGATGCACGGCGGTCACGCAGGTGGTCATGCCATGGATCTTGGCCCTGCCGACGCCACCTATGATCTGCGCTTCATTGACGGCATGATTCCCCACCATGAGGGAGCTGTGGTAATGGCTGAGGCAGCCCTAGAGAATTCTCAGCGTCCCGAAATTCGCCAGCTGGCAGAAGACATTATTGCTGCCCAGCAGGTGGAAATTGCTCAAATGCAAGAGTGGCGAGCGGCTTGGTACCCCGATGCCCCCGCCGAGCCGGTGATGTACCACGCTGAAATGAAGCACGACATGGCCATGAGCGAAGAGATGATCTCAGCCATGCGCATGGATATGGATTTGGGCGGTGCTGATGACGAATTCGACCTACGGTTTATCGACGCGATGATTCCCCACCACGAGGGGGCGGTGGCGATGGCAGAAGACTTGAAGGGAAAGAGCAGCCGACCTGAACTGCTGACCCTGGCCGATGAGATCATTACCTCTCAGCAGGCCGAGATCGATCAGATGCAGCAGTGGCGACAGGATTGGTATGGGCAGTAG
- a CDS encoding ankyrin repeat domain-containing protein yields MARSPLPFWQIPLFCAVADDSADQVALLLADGADPNLQDEGGRRPLMQVCSTAVASLLLEAGAQVHSCDDNNNDAFQHLLAREVGFNFPNEAALLEVLHLLIAHGADPNSAQCWENRTRLYDAAFNEVIDYASSMIQRLLQCGSDPHWGRSPLEGLCSRWNREFDQDIVRSFDLLLEAGCDPKLRGEEGLTLLHLAVAEDWTWNSLGPNYTAMRCLLNSGADPNAVNDEGWTPLMGAVRAYVYDVANVSLVEDLIEAGTNLALQNAEGHTALDIALTALDTCQRLYLRDSDPPELREKEKVRVQRAVECVELLRTASTSPSRPTT; encoded by the coding sequence ATGGCCCGCAGCCCGTTGCCCTTTTGGCAAATCCCTTTGTTTTGTGCTGTCGCCGACGACTCAGCTGATCAGGTGGCTCTGCTGTTGGCCGATGGCGCTGATCCTAATCTTCAAGATGAAGGGGGGCGGAGACCCTTAATGCAGGTCTGTAGCACCGCCGTGGCCTCCCTGCTGCTAGAGGCTGGGGCCCAAGTTCATTCTTGCGACGACAACAACAACGACGCCTTTCAACACCTCCTTGCGAGAGAAGTAGGCTTCAATTTTCCCAACGAGGCGGCGTTGCTAGAGGTACTACACCTGCTCATCGCCCACGGCGCTGATCCGAATTCCGCCCAGTGCTGGGAGAATCGTACCCGCTTGTACGACGCCGCTTTCAATGAGGTGATAGACTATGCCTCCTCAATGATTCAGCGGCTACTTCAGTGTGGCAGTGATCCCCATTGGGGGCGATCGCCTCTAGAGGGGCTATGCAGCCGCTGGAACCGTGAGTTCGATCAAGACATTGTCCGTAGCTTCGACCTGTTGCTGGAGGCGGGATGCGACCCCAAACTACGGGGTGAAGAAGGCCTGACTTTGCTACACCTAGCCGTCGCAGAGGATTGGACCTGGAACAGCCTGGGGCCAAACTACACTGCGATGCGCTGCCTCCTCAACTCTGGGGCCGACCCCAATGCGGTCAACGACGAGGGCTGGACTCCCCTGATGGGAGCGGTGCGGGCCTATGTCTACGATGTGGCTAATGTATCCCTGGTGGAAGACCTGATCGAGGCGGGCACCAATTTGGCTCTTCAGAATGCCGAAGGGCATACAGCCCTAGATATTGCCCTGACCGCCCTCGACACCTGTCAACGGCTCTACCTGCGGGACAGCGACCCCCCTGAGCTACGGGAGAAGGAAAAGGTCAGAGTGCAAAGAGCGGTCGAGTGCGTGGAACTGCTGCGCACCGCCAGTACCAGTCCCTCAAGGCCTACCACCTGA
- a CDS encoding tetratricopeptide repeat protein produces the protein MTQTVETLFDEGIERYKKGEDPAELIPVFKEVCDRAPKSAAAWACLAWLYLLTDKPNAGLKAAQKAVKLNPQDPQGRVNLAVAMLDSGKPGVREHVEIAGQVMTVADDLKKEVMDSINDGLVRKPDWKSLSRVKQWLE, from the coding sequence ATGACTCAAACCGTAGAAACCCTGTTCGATGAGGGCATCGAGCGCTACAAAAAGGGCGAAGATCCCGCTGAGCTGATTCCCGTATTTAAAGAGGTGTGCGATCGCGCCCCCAAAAGCGCTGCCGCCTGGGCCTGCCTGGCTTGGCTCTACCTGCTGACCGACAAGCCCAACGCCGGCCTCAAAGCTGCTCAAAAAGCTGTCAAGCTCAACCCTCAAGATCCTCAAGGACGGGTGAACCTGGCGGTGGCCATGCTCGACTCGGGTAAGCCCGGCGTGCGCGAGCATGTCGAAATCGCTGGCCAAGTTATGACCGTCGCCGACGATCTGAAAAAGGAAGTGATGGACAGCATCAACGATGGTCTGGTTCGTAAACCCGACTGGAAGAGTCTGTCGCGCGTAAAGCAGTGGCTTGAGTAG
- a CDS encoding HesB/IscA family protein, producing MAQATEQTRGILMSETALRHVKALQQSQGNKELCLRVGVRQGGCSGMSYTMDFEDPANINEHDEVYDYEGFRVICDKKSLLYLYGLMLDYSDALIGGGFQFTNPNAVQTCGCGKSFGA from the coding sequence ATGGCTCAAGCCACCGAACAAACCAGAGGCATTTTGATGTCGGAAACGGCCCTGCGGCACGTCAAGGCCCTCCAACAGTCCCAGGGCAATAAAGAACTCTGCCTGCGGGTAGGAGTACGCCAGGGCGGCTGCTCTGGCATGTCCTACACCATGGATTTTGAAGATCCCGCCAACATCAACGAGCACGATGAAGTCTACGACTACGAAGGCTTTCGCGTGATCTGCGACAAAAAGAGCCTGCTGTACCTCTACGGTCTCATGCTCGACTACAGCGACGCGCTGATCGGCGGCGGTTTTCAGTTCACCAACCCCAACGCCGTCCAGACCTGCGGCTGCGGTAAGTCCTTTGGGGCGTAA
- a CDS encoding DUF6930 domain-containing protein, protein MTRLNRITIDRLKRLPRVASVWEGDRRSVGGLMDDDGGLRQRHTETSDCILWVDSSRGAVRGLTIVPTTCGYEPVVRTLLQAIESPQGNLAPARPHKIVVSDREIQFYLRGALQGLDIAIDYAPELPLIDELFNALQQSAEMTEAELPPRYAEAMIDKAMEIWELAPWNTLNEQQVLAVELNTWDLDTLYVSMLGMGGVEYGLLMYRSLDSLKQFRQRVLMGQQSPKQMQEAFLEQDCLFLNFELFDDEPFPDMPQPVSWLASAPEAVQPDFGSIHPLEGMRSQLADEEGATFLVVLEALQRFITRYRAQLEKPPLKALQSSYKIPNPEKNGGTSPLKVTVKTLPEVTAELAADDDDALGDDGPEGLVNFPVLRDDYVPEGAIIILTQFQQQVLNDLRHDAAIAFQNLEGKWTHNGTANSPDLPVVLIQTSRPKAKTLIQQLQQAQGVQAVCFNPGSDPFSGEAFELGMLQTGDGELHLFAEYETNGSTDRHLLERWDTWQRECNGTCAVIIASGITGSSKGKPSVKDILGVFEARCKTPKDLHLPPLMLQYASEWELD, encoded by the coding sequence ATGACTCGATTGAACCGCATTACCATCGATCGCCTGAAGCGGTTGCCCCGTGTAGCCAGCGTATGGGAGGGCGATCGCCGTTCGGTGGGCGGTTTGATGGATGACGATGGCGGTCTGCGCCAGCGCCATACCGAAACCAGCGACTGCATTCTCTGGGTTGATAGCAGCCGCGGCGCGGTGCGGGGGCTGACCATTGTGCCCACTACCTGCGGCTACGAGCCAGTGGTGCGCACGCTGTTGCAGGCAATTGAGTCGCCCCAGGGCAACCTCGCCCCAGCGCGGCCCCACAAGATTGTGGTTAGCGATCGCGAAATTCAGTTTTACCTGCGTGGGGCGCTCCAGGGGCTCGATATTGCCATCGACTATGCCCCCGAACTGCCCCTGATCGACGAGCTGTTCAACGCCCTGCAGCAGTCGGCCGAGATGACTGAGGCCGAGCTGCCCCCCCGCTACGCCGAGGCCATGATCGACAAGGCCATGGAGATCTGGGAACTCGCCCCCTGGAACACCCTCAACGAGCAGCAGGTGCTCGCCGTTGAGCTAAACACCTGGGATCTCGATACCCTTTACGTGTCGATGCTGGGCATGGGCGGTGTGGAGTATGGTCTGCTGATGTACCGCTCCCTCGACTCGCTCAAGCAGTTTCGCCAGCGGGTGCTGATGGGGCAGCAGTCGCCTAAACAGATGCAGGAAGCCTTTTTAGAGCAAGACTGTCTGTTTCTCAACTTCGAACTATTTGATGACGAACCCTTTCCCGACATGCCCCAGCCTGTGAGCTGGCTAGCCTCGGCTCCAGAGGCAGTGCAGCCCGACTTTGGCAGCATTCACCCCCTGGAGGGCATGCGCAGCCAGCTCGCCGACGAAGAAGGAGCCACGTTTCTAGTAGTGCTGGAGGCTCTCCAGCGTTTTATCACTCGCTACCGGGCTCAGCTTGAAAAGCCTCCCCTCAAGGCGCTCCAGAGTAGCTATAAAATTCCTAATCCCGAGAAAAATGGCGGTACGTCGCCGTTGAAGGTGACGGTTAAAACCCTGCCTGAAGTGACCGCAGAGCTGGCCGCCGACGACGATGATGCCCTTGGCGACGACGGCCCTGAGGGCCTGGTTAATTTTCCGGTGCTGCGCGATGACTATGTGCCCGAGGGGGCGATCATCATCCTCACCCAGTTTCAGCAGCAGGTGCTCAACGATCTGCGCCATGACGCGGCGATCGCCTTTCAGAACCTAGAGGGCAAATGGACCCACAATGGCACCGCCAACTCCCCCGATCTACCGGTGGTGCTGATTCAGACCTCGCGGCCCAAGGCCAAGACCCTAATCCAGCAGCTGCAACAAGCCCAGGGCGTACAGGCCGTGTGCTTCAACCCCGGCAGCGACCCCTTCAGCGGCGAGGCCTTTGAACTGGGCATGCTGCAAACCGGCGATGGCGAGCTGCACCTATTCGCCGAATACGAAACCAACGGCAGCACCGATCGCCACCTGCTGGAGCGCTGGGATACCTGGCAGAGGGAGTGTAACGGGACTTGTGCGGTTATTATTGCCAGCGGCATTACCGGCAGCAGCAAAGGCAAACCCAGCGTGAAAGATATTTTGGGTGTGTTTGAAGCCCGCTGCAAAACGCCAAAGGATTTGCACCTGCCGCCGCTGATGTTGCAGTACGCGTCGGAGTGGGAGTTGGACTAG